A genomic segment from Actinoplanes sichuanensis encodes:
- a CDS encoding helix-turn-helix domain-containing protein, with protein MEEAITAALAQVGPRLRRLRTQRNITLTALAETTGISKSTLSRLESGQRRPSLELLLPIAQAHRVPIDELIGAPQIADPRVRPAPRRVNGRIVLPLTPHAGSLQAWKVIIPADQTEPEPKTHEGYEWLYVLSGRLRLVLGDHDFVIGAGEAAEFDTRLPHWFGSTGENAVEIISILGRQGERMHVRARSTTQREDS; from the coding sequence GTGGAAGAAGCGATCACCGCCGCACTGGCCCAGGTGGGGCCGAGACTCCGGCGGCTGCGCACCCAGCGCAACATCACCCTGACCGCGCTCGCCGAGACCACCGGGATCTCCAAGAGCACCCTGTCCCGGTTGGAGAGCGGCCAGCGCAGACCCAGCCTGGAGCTCCTGCTGCCGATCGCCCAGGCGCACCGGGTGCCGATCGACGAGCTGATCGGGGCGCCGCAGATCGCCGACCCACGGGTCCGGCCGGCGCCACGGCGGGTCAACGGGCGGATCGTGCTGCCGTTGACCCCGCACGCCGGCTCGCTGCAGGCCTGGAAGGTGATCATCCCGGCCGACCAGACCGAGCCGGAACCGAAGACCCATGAGGGCTACGAATGGCTGTACGTGCTGTCCGGACGGCTACGGCTGGTCCTCGGCGACCACGACTTCGTGATCGGTGCCGGGGAGGCGGCCGAGTTCGACACCCGGCTGCCGCACTGGTTCGGTAGCACCGGCGAGAACGCCGTCGAGATCATCAGCATCCTGGGTCGGCAGGGCGAACGGATGCACGTCCGGGCCAGATCGACTACGCAGCGGGAAGACTCTTGA
- a CDS encoding M20/M25/M40 family metallo-hydrolase, giving the protein MIEAFRDLLRIPTVSTRDAAAWDHAAFDAFLEALKRHFPRLHELPLTRVGRHGLLFHWAGTSSAKPIVLMAHSDVVPVEGEWTHPPFDAVVEDGIVWGRGTLDCKGSLVAICQAVEDLLAAGHTPTQDVWLSFGCDEEVAGDAAPLAVEELRRRGVTPWFVLDEGGAVAYDAFPGVEKPIAVIGVTEKGITSLELRVDGRGGHASTPAPLGPTARLARAITRLDRSPMRASAPDATVELFRRAAPHAKPPMRYALTTAVRSRALLTRLLLAAGPESAAMARSTFAVTTLSGSPAMNVVAATATAGVNIRILVGDTMAGVIRHVRRVIKDPQVRITVIDEGEPSPSSPLDDAFDLLADVTSAHFPEALTSPYVMMAATDARHFTKISERVYRFTPFEMTKRQRESIHTNDEHITVDAYLKGVAWYGSLIKSLPAA; this is encoded by the coding sequence ATGATCGAGGCGTTCCGTGACCTGCTCCGCATTCCGACGGTTTCCACCAGGGATGCCGCTGCCTGGGATCATGCCGCCTTCGACGCCTTCCTGGAGGCGTTGAAGCGGCATTTCCCGCGGCTGCACGAATTGCCGCTGACCCGGGTCGGCCGGCACGGTCTGCTGTTCCATTGGGCGGGCACGTCGAGTGCGAAACCGATCGTGTTGATGGCCCACAGCGACGTCGTGCCGGTCGAGGGGGAGTGGACCCATCCGCCGTTCGACGCGGTCGTCGAGGACGGGATCGTCTGGGGCCGCGGCACCCTCGACTGCAAGGGCAGCCTCGTCGCGATCTGCCAGGCCGTCGAGGACCTGCTGGCCGCCGGGCACACCCCCACGCAGGACGTGTGGCTGTCGTTCGGCTGTGACGAGGAGGTCGCCGGTGACGCGGCACCGCTCGCCGTCGAGGAGTTGCGGCGACGTGGTGTGACCCCGTGGTTCGTGCTCGACGAGGGTGGCGCGGTCGCCTATGACGCGTTCCCCGGTGTGGAGAAACCGATCGCGGTCATCGGCGTCACCGAGAAGGGCATCACCTCCCTCGAGTTGCGTGTCGACGGCCGCGGCGGGCACGCGTCCACCCCGGCGCCGCTCGGCCCGACCGCTCGTCTCGCGCGGGCCATCACCCGCCTCGACCGGTCGCCGATGCGGGCATCGGCGCCGGACGCCACCGTCGAACTCTTCCGGCGGGCGGCCCCACACGCCAAACCTCCGATGCGGTACGCGTTGACGACCGCCGTCCGCAGCCGTGCCCTGCTGACCCGGCTGCTGTTGGCGGCCGGTCCCGAGTCGGCGGCGATGGCCCGCAGCACCTTCGCGGTGACCACGCTCAGCGGTTCCCCGGCGATGAACGTGGTCGCCGCGACCGCCACCGCCGGGGTGAACATCCGCATCCTGGTCGGCGACACGATGGCCGGGGTGATCAGGCACGTCCGCCGGGTGATCAAGGACCCGCAGGTGCGGATCACCGTGATCGACGAGGGCGAGCCGTCCCCGTCGTCACCGCTGGACGATGCGTTCGACCTGCTCGCCGACGTCACCTCGGCACATTTCCCGGAGGCGCTGACCTCGCCGTACGTGATGATGGCGGCGACCGACGCCCGCCACTTCACGAAGATCAGCGAGCGGGTCTACCGATTCACCCCGTTCGAGATGACCAAGAGGCAGCGCGAGTCGATCCACACCAACGACGAGCACATCACGGTCGACGCCTACCTGAAGGGCGTCGCCTGGTACGGCAGCCTCATCAAGAGTCTTCCCGCTGCGTAG
- a CDS encoding radical SAM protein — protein MQRRTDLIEDLMGRFPHIPREAVIKEDLLRGGLAFDDSALTDNENGDVKPKSYFIFSFDHRTLPELGEAALRRPPEEIVLTGGPYDLRRTVVSVRINPSSPYRVKPTDDGKLMLHLDDRPIADVGLPPMPDYYRHTLANGKQVMEVAPTIQWGYLVYLTVFRVCQYFGAKEECQYCDINHNWRQHKAAGRPYTGVKPVDEVLEALAIIDKYDTAKTSHAYTLTGGSVTSKVDGLAEADFYGRYAQAIEERFPGRWIGKVVAQALPKEDVQRFYDYGIRIYHPNYEVWDKYLFERYCPGKERYVGREEWHRRILTSAEVFGPRNVIPNFVAGIEMAAPFGFTTVDEAIASTTEGLQYFMSRGITPRFTTWCPEPTTPLGKMNPEGAPLEYHIRLLEAYRATMEANGLSSPPGYGPPGAGNAVFSVSSFMDTLPAAE, from the coding sequence ATGCAAAGGCGCACGGATCTCATCGAAGATCTGATGGGACGGTTCCCGCACATCCCGCGTGAGGCGGTGATCAAGGAAGACCTGCTGCGGGGCGGGCTGGCGTTCGACGACTCGGCGCTCACCGACAACGAGAACGGCGACGTGAAGCCGAAGTCCTACTTCATCTTCTCGTTCGACCACCGGACACTGCCCGAGCTGGGTGAGGCGGCCCTGCGGCGGCCGCCGGAGGAGATCGTGCTCACCGGCGGGCCGTATGACCTGCGCCGCACGGTCGTGTCGGTGCGGATCAACCCGTCGTCGCCCTATCGGGTCAAACCGACCGACGACGGCAAGCTGATGCTGCACCTCGACGACCGGCCGATCGCCGACGTCGGGTTGCCGCCGATGCCGGATTACTACCGGCACACGCTGGCCAACGGCAAGCAGGTGATGGAGGTCGCGCCCACCATTCAGTGGGGCTATCTCGTCTATCTCACCGTTTTCCGGGTCTGCCAGTATTTCGGCGCCAAAGAGGAATGCCAGTACTGCGACATCAACCACAACTGGCGTCAGCACAAGGCGGCCGGGCGGCCCTACACCGGTGTGAAACCGGTCGACGAGGTGCTCGAGGCGCTCGCGATCATCGACAAGTACGACACCGCCAAGACGTCGCACGCCTACACGCTGACCGGCGGCAGTGTCACCAGCAAGGTCGACGGGCTGGCCGAGGCCGACTTCTACGGGCGGTACGCCCAGGCCATCGAGGAGCGGTTCCCGGGCCGGTGGATCGGCAAGGTCGTCGCGCAGGCGCTCCCGAAAGAGGACGTGCAGCGCTTCTACGATTACGGCATCCGGATCTACCACCCCAATTACGAGGTGTGGGACAAGTATCTTTTCGAACGTTACTGTCCCGGTAAGGAACGCTACGTCGGCCGGGAGGAATGGCACCGCCGCATCCTTACGTCGGCCGAGGTGTTCGGGCCGCGTAACGTCATCCCGAACTTCGTGGCCGGCATCGAGATGGCCGCGCCGTTCGGATTCACCACCGTCGACGAGGCGATCGCGTCGACCACCGAGGGCCTGCAATATTTCATGTCCCGGGGGATCACTCCGCGGTTCACCACCTGGTGCCCGGAGCCGACCACCCCGCTGGGCAAGATGAACCCCGAGGGCGCTCCCCTGGAGTACCACATCCGGCTCCTGGAGGCGTACCGCGCGACCATGGAGGCCAACGGACTGAGCAGTCCGCCCGGTTACGGCCCGCCCGGCGCCGGTAACGCGGTCTTCTCGGTCAGCTCGTTCATGGACACGCTGCCGGCCGCTGAATGA
- a CDS encoding serine hydrolase: MKVWILAVATVVTLGGGGLIVAGLTDDAPQAAQRGNDGPVVAAAVVRPATPAPSSAAPVASSAGSPVASSAAIDRATRVKNLNAALKAVKGDFAVAVLDRKTGQRYVYRGSVQYDTASIVKVQILTCMLLKAQDAGRAPTAAEMKLARPMIRLSDNTATTSLYQRIGGKTAVTRCNKRLGLTQTVVNSRWGLTRTTAADQVVLLSELVDTRGPLSASSRKTAFTLMNTVSTAQDWGVPVLARTGEVFTVKNGWDTRTADGGLWAVNTIGRITAKNGTVDVSVAVLTRRNKNMSAGVTLVEKVAKLTRKHLAY, translated from the coding sequence ATGAAGGTCTGGATTCTCGCGGTGGCAACGGTCGTCACGCTCGGTGGAGGTGGCCTGATCGTGGCCGGTCTGACGGACGACGCACCGCAGGCGGCCCAGCGGGGTAACGACGGTCCGGTGGTCGCCGCGGCGGTGGTCCGGCCCGCGACACCCGCGCCGTCCTCGGCCGCTCCGGTCGCCTCGTCGGCCGGCTCTCCGGTCGCCTCCTCCGCGGCGATCGACCGGGCCACCCGGGTGAAGAATCTCAACGCGGCATTGAAAGCGGTCAAGGGCGATTTCGCGGTCGCGGTTCTCGATCGCAAGACCGGTCAGCGGTACGTGTATCGCGGCTCCGTTCAATACGACACCGCCAGCATCGTGAAGGTGCAGATCCTGACCTGCATGCTGCTCAAGGCCCAGGACGCCGGCCGCGCACCGACCGCCGCCGAGATGAAGCTGGCCCGGCCGATGATCCGGCTCAGCGACAACACCGCCACCACGTCGCTCTACCAGCGGATCGGTGGCAAGACCGCGGTCACCAGATGCAACAAGCGGCTCGGCCTGACGCAAACCGTCGTCAACAGCCGGTGGGGCCTGACCCGGACCACCGCCGCCGATCAGGTCGTCCTACTGTCCGAACTGGTCGACACCCGGGGGCCGCTGTCGGCGAGTTCCCGCAAGACGGCGTTCACCCTGATGAACACGGTCTCCACGGCGCAGGACTGGGGCGTCCCGGTGCTGGCCCGCACCGGTGAGGTCTTCACGGTCAAGAACGGATGGGACACGCGTACGGCCGACGGCGGCCTGTGGGCGGTCAACACCATCGGCCGGATCACCGCGAAGAACGGCACCGTCGACGTGTCGGTGGCCGTCCTGACCCGCCGCAACAAGAACATGAGCGCGGGCGTCACCCTGGTCGAGAAGGTCGCCAAGCTGACCCGCAAGCACCTGGCCTACTGA
- a CDS encoding LysR family transcriptional regulator — MELRQLEYFVAVAEEQHFTRAAARLHVVQSAVSAAIKSLERELGAPLLDRNAKRVRLTDAGHALLPRARVALDAARDARDAVAEVRGGLRGTLRIGTLTSIRVIDLPALLGEYHRRHPGVLIQTAVSPMGSRGLVGLLAEHRLDLAFVSVPGPRPAGVQLVELTSSVMDLAVPPDHPLAGRASVPIEELAGLDFIDLPAGYGNRDVADRAFTAASVRRHVTIEITDIGTSADYVRNGLGVALLPRFLLAGGKGLATIPVTGADLRWPLSLAVPADRPPGAAARALIALTADFLPVP, encoded by the coding sequence GTGGAACTCCGCCAGCTCGAATACTTCGTCGCGGTCGCCGAGGAGCAGCACTTCACCCGCGCGGCCGCCCGCCTGCACGTGGTCCAGTCCGCGGTGTCGGCCGCGATCAAGTCGCTGGAACGGGAGCTCGGCGCACCGCTGCTGGACCGCAACGCCAAACGGGTCCGGCTCACCGACGCCGGCCACGCCCTGCTGCCTCGGGCCCGGGTCGCCCTGGACGCGGCCCGCGACGCCCGGGACGCGGTCGCCGAGGTGCGCGGCGGCCTGCGTGGCACGCTGCGGATCGGCACGCTCACCTCGATCCGGGTCATCGATCTGCCCGCGCTGCTCGGCGAGTACCACCGCCGGCATCCGGGGGTGCTGATCCAGACCGCGGTGTCGCCGATGGGCTCGCGCGGGCTGGTCGGCCTGCTCGCCGAGCACCGGCTCGACCTGGCGTTCGTGTCGGTGCCCGGGCCGCGGCCGGCCGGGGTGCAGTTGGTCGAGCTGACCAGTTCGGTGATGGATCTGGCCGTGCCGCCCGATCACCCGCTGGCCGGGCGGGCCTCGGTGCCGATCGAGGAACTGGCCGGGCTCGACTTCATCGATCTGCCCGCCGGTTACGGCAACCGGGACGTCGCCGACCGGGCGTTCACGGCGGCGAGTGTGCGCCGGCACGTGACGATTGAGATAACCGACATCGGAACGAGTGCGGATTACGTACGAAATGGTCTCGGTGTTGCTCTTCTGCCGCGTTTTCTGCTGGCCGGTGGAAAGGGACTGGCGACGATTCCGGTGACCGGCGCCGATCTGCGGTGGCCGTTGTCGCTGGCGGTTCCGGCGGATCGTCCGCCGGGCGCCGCCGCGCGTGCCCTGATCGCCCTGACCGCGGATTTCCTGCCGGTGCCATAG
- a CDS encoding MFS transporter, protein MALLEARVPTRNAGFWPVAFAFTVAMAFSTVPAPLYPLYGYSTFTVTVVFAAYAVGVVVSLLLAGHVSDQIGRRRILIPALGLELVAALLFLSGTSLPVLLAARLITGLGVGMITATATAHLLELNGASPARFEIVSTAANIGGLGLGTLVAGLIASLVATPLRTPYLLFVFLLMAAIAAVASAPETVRPNPAYRYRPQRVSTGHGPAYLAAATGAFAAFSVFGFFTSVAPGFVAGTLHHESRAVAGLIVFAVFGGSAAAQTLTTRLGARRRTTLGLAAQAVGTITLVTGMHQASLPTFLLGGLLAAAGAGVLFKASIGTVAALATAPERGAALAGIFLIAYVALAVSALAIGIAAVTTPVITVMTWFAGVLLSMLAAVAALTRQSAA, encoded by the coding sequence ATGGCACTTCTGGAAGCCCGGGTCCCGACCCGGAACGCAGGATTCTGGCCGGTCGCGTTCGCGTTCACCGTGGCGATGGCGTTCTCGACGGTCCCGGCGCCGCTCTACCCGCTCTACGGCTACTCGACGTTCACCGTCACCGTCGTGTTCGCGGCCTACGCGGTGGGGGTGGTGGTCAGCCTGCTGCTCGCGGGGCACGTCTCCGATCAGATCGGGCGGCGGCGGATCCTGATCCCGGCACTCGGTCTCGAACTCGTGGCGGCGCTGCTGTTCCTCTCCGGGACGTCACTGCCCGTGTTGCTCGCGGCTCGGTTGATCACCGGGCTCGGGGTCGGGATGATCACCGCCACGGCCACCGCGCATCTGCTCGAACTCAACGGAGCCTCGCCCGCGCGCTTCGAGATCGTGTCGACGGCGGCCAACATCGGGGGCCTGGGGCTCGGTACGCTCGTCGCCGGCCTGATCGCCTCTCTCGTGGCCACGCCGCTGCGTACGCCGTACCTCCTGTTTGTGTTTCTGCTGATGGCAGCCATCGCGGCAGTCGCGTCGGCACCGGAGACCGTGCGTCCGAATCCCGCCTACCGGTACCGGCCGCAGCGGGTGAGCACCGGCCACGGCCCCGCCTATCTCGCCGCCGCGACAGGTGCCTTCGCGGCGTTCTCGGTGTTCGGCTTCTTCACCTCGGTCGCGCCCGGTTTCGTCGCCGGCACCCTGCACCACGAGTCACGCGCGGTAGCCGGCCTGATCGTCTTCGCCGTCTTCGGCGGCTCGGCGGCCGCGCAGACCCTCACCACCCGGCTCGGCGCGCGACGCCGCACGACGCTCGGCCTGGCCGCCCAGGCGGTCGGCACGATCACCCTGGTGACCGGAATGCATCAGGCGAGCCTGCCGACCTTCCTGCTCGGCGGCCTGCTCGCCGCCGCGGGCGCCGGCGTCCTCTTCAAAGCGAGCATCGGTACGGTCGCCGCCCTCGCCACCGCACCGGAGCGAGGCGCGGCACTCGCCGGGATCTTCCTGATCGCCTACGTGGCCCTGGCCGTCTCCGCCCTGGCCATCGGCATCGCCGCCGTGACCACCCCGGTGATCACGGTGATGACCTGGTTCGCGGGCGTCCTGCTGAGCATGCTGGCGGCGGTCGCCGCGCTGACCCGTCAGTCGGCCGCCTGA
- a CDS encoding GNAT family N-acetyltransferase, which translates to MTEVALRPVEDADLDALFEQMRDPESVRMAAFTAADPDDRAAFDAQMARVRTSPGVTHRAVTADGTLVGTVAAFVIEGDTEVTYWIDRSRWGQGIAGRALALLLAAVPERPLFARVAGDNAGSLRVLRRAGFEVIGTEVSYANGRGAEIEETIMRLDGQAAD; encoded by the coding sequence GTGACTGAAGTGGCACTGCGGCCGGTCGAGGACGCCGACCTCGACGCGCTGTTCGAGCAGATGCGTGACCCGGAGTCGGTCCGGATGGCCGCCTTCACCGCGGCCGATCCGGACGATCGGGCCGCCTTCGACGCGCAGATGGCGCGGGTCCGTACGTCACCCGGGGTCACCCACCGGGCGGTCACCGCCGACGGGACGCTGGTCGGCACCGTCGCCGCCTTCGTGATCGAGGGCGACACCGAGGTGACGTACTGGATCGATCGCTCCCGCTGGGGGCAGGGCATCGCGGGCCGGGCGCTCGCGCTGCTGCTGGCGGCGGTTCCGGAGCGGCCGCTGTTCGCCCGGGTGGCCGGTGACAACGCCGGTTCGCTGCGGGTTCTGCGGAGGGCCGGGTTCGAGGTGATCGGCACCGAGGTCTCCTACGCGAACGGACGTGGGGCCGAGATCGAGGAGACGATCATGCGGCTGGACGGTCAGGCGGCCGACTGA
- a CDS encoding DNA alkylation repair protein, producing the protein MVAETTVTGLMAELAALDDPKARAVNERHGDDHGVNLGALRAIAKRLKTQPELARELWATGDGAARLLALLICRPRAFERNELDTMLRESRTPKVQDWLVNYVVKKSPHAEALRVTWTADPDPVVASAGWALTVERVAKKPDGLDLDGLLDVIDAQMKDAPDRLQWAMNHCLAQIGISHPSQRARALEIGERLEVLKDYPTPPNCTSPYAPIWITEMVRRGQPA; encoded by the coding sequence ATCGTGGCCGAGACGACGGTGACCGGACTGATGGCGGAGCTCGCAGCCCTGGACGATCCGAAGGCGCGAGCCGTCAACGAACGGCACGGCGACGACCACGGGGTGAACCTGGGCGCGCTGCGGGCCATCGCGAAACGCCTCAAGACCCAGCCGGAGCTGGCCCGCGAGCTGTGGGCCACCGGGGACGGCGCGGCCCGTCTGCTGGCTCTGCTGATCTGCCGTCCGCGGGCCTTCGAGCGCAACGAGCTGGACACCATGCTGCGGGAGTCGCGCACCCCCAAGGTGCAGGACTGGCTGGTCAACTACGTGGTCAAGAAGAGCCCGCACGCCGAGGCGCTGCGTGTCACGTGGACCGCCGACCCGGACCCGGTGGTGGCGAGCGCCGGTTGGGCCCTGACCGTCGAACGGGTCGCGAAGAAGCCCGACGGCCTCGACCTGGACGGCCTACTCGACGTGATCGACGCGCAGATGAAGGACGCCCCGGACCGCCTCCAGTGGGCGATGAACCACTGCCTGGCCCAGATCGGCATCTCCCACCCGTCGCAGCGGGCCCGCGCCCTGGAGATCGGCGAGCGGCTGGAGGTCCTGAAGGACTACCCGACCCCGCCGAACTGCACCTCCCCCTACGCCCCGATCTGGATCACCGAGATGGTCCGCCGCGGGCAACCGGCCTGA
- a CDS encoding NUDIX hydrolase has translation MVESGHADAPHPRRPGRPTHPVDVLLLLTDGEHVLMALRSGTGYADGQWPASTYPYSAACVTAWRASTPLTLSGW, from the coding sequence GTGGTGGAATCCGGGCATGCCGACGCACCGCATCCCCGCCGTCCGGGCCGCCCGACGCATCCGGTCGACGTGCTGCTCCTGCTCACCGACGGTGAGCATGTCCTGATGGCGCTGCGCTCCGGCACCGGTTATGCCGACGGTCAATGGCCGGCCTCGACCTACCCGTATTCGGCGGCGTGCGTCACGGCCTGGCGGGCCAGCACGCCGTTGACGCTGAGCGGCTGGTGA
- a CDS encoding serine/threonine-protein kinase: MPVTPLLAGDPERLGEHVLAGRLGSGGMGTVYLGRSPDGRRVAIKVVRPEQAADPRFLARFHSEVRRARQVPPFCTAAVLHDDLEHDPPYLVVEYVDGPSLAEVIRENGPLPPSEAYAVSVGVATALVAIHGAGVVHRDLKPANVLLAVGLPKVIDFGIARGTDLSAELTGPDHVVGTIGYLAPECLDTDRRGRVGPPADVFAWGVLVGFAATGRTPFGGESPLATIGRILTQPPDLDGVPEPLRRLAAAALEKDPVRRPTANELLDALLSAGRPDMTPELRRVALAAQAGNRRTRRWLGRAAAVLVAGLLVAAGVAVARSSDEVVRQDRALVQRDLLDRSAKALETDPGLALRLAVSAETVSPSDRGRAAIDAALATGYEGELNPDEAVYTTEFRPDGAMVAAAGAGDVGLWSVQGTRFTRVGTLATAGQETTDLSFSPDGRTIATAGARLQLWDTAGAYPLAELTGQAWDGVQFSGDRLLTVADRLELWDVRDRAHPRSVWSAPAGTATRGGARLSADGRLLAGVAEGELLTVWAVDGTPRRLAVINDADAVINLAFSPDGKRLAAATVSDGVRLYDLADPARPRLLSTFAADGGTATTVAFDRTGTLLAVGSEQRTVGLWSVAEPARPQPLRTLRRDGGWISSIDFTPDGHRLLIAGRQGTARSAALWRVTPFAPVQRSRIDAAPDPIRLVGVSSTDVLAVAAPDGGRVEFWDLRDPSRPVPARPGFTSSSGASRVRPSTGLLFANGSVYDLSGNDPRRLLAGVVDADPDRGLAAVLRDGERVLIYRLAAGAEPIPLAEIPAAYLAAVVFDQVTGQVVIADDNGGAESALTVWDLTAPVPRRVAVLAAQGGVQALEARAGTVVTVDRNVVTWAAGTVRSAPRPGNRVAGVGAVTLSADGTLLAITGRSGTELWSLPPGADPLLVAVLPGEPTSAAFSPRGPLLAVGDPGGTTVWDVSALQMTLSDPHSEACLRQGGLTSSEWAGQVPTLRYEPACS, translated from the coding sequence GTGCCGGTGACCCCGCTGCTGGCCGGCGACCCGGAGCGGCTCGGGGAGCACGTGCTCGCCGGACGGCTCGGCTCCGGCGGGATGGGCACCGTCTACCTGGGCCGGTCACCCGACGGGCGGCGGGTCGCGATCAAGGTGGTCCGTCCGGAGCAGGCCGCCGATCCGAGGTTCCTGGCCCGGTTCCACAGTGAGGTGCGTCGGGCCCGGCAGGTGCCGCCGTTCTGCACCGCGGCCGTGCTGCACGACGACCTGGAGCACGATCCGCCATACCTGGTCGTGGAGTATGTCGACGGGCCGAGCCTGGCCGAGGTGATCCGGGAGAACGGGCCGCTGCCCCCGTCCGAGGCGTACGCGGTGTCGGTCGGCGTGGCCACGGCGCTGGTCGCCATCCACGGGGCGGGTGTCGTGCACCGGGACCTGAAACCGGCGAACGTGCTGCTCGCGGTCGGCCTGCCGAAGGTGATCGACTTCGGGATCGCCCGGGGCACCGATCTGAGCGCCGAACTGACCGGCCCGGACCACGTGGTGGGCACGATCGGCTACCTGGCGCCGGAGTGCCTGGACACCGACCGGCGCGGGCGGGTCGGCCCACCGGCCGACGTGTTCGCGTGGGGTGTCCTGGTCGGGTTCGCGGCGACCGGCCGTACCCCGTTCGGTGGGGAGTCCCCGCTGGCGACGATCGGCCGGATCCTGACCCAGCCGCCCGATCTGGACGGTGTTCCAGAGCCGCTGCGCCGACTGGCCGCGGCCGCCCTGGAGAAGGACCCGGTCCGGCGCCCGACCGCGAACGAGCTGCTGGACGCCCTGCTCTCGGCCGGTCGCCCGGACATGACCCCGGAACTGCGTCGGGTGGCCCTGGCCGCGCAAGCCGGGAACCGCCGGACCCGCCGCTGGCTGGGCCGGGCCGCGGCCGTACTGGTGGCCGGTCTGCTGGTGGCGGCCGGTGTCGCGGTGGCCCGTTCGTCGGACGAGGTGGTCCGCCAGGACCGGGCGCTGGTCCAGCGGGATCTGCTGGACCGGTCGGCGAAGGCTCTGGAGACCGATCCGGGGCTGGCGTTACGCCTGGCGGTCAGCGCGGAGACGGTCAGCCCGTCGGACCGGGGGCGGGCCGCGATCGACGCCGCCCTGGCCACCGGCTACGAGGGTGAACTGAACCCGGACGAGGCCGTCTACACCACCGAGTTCCGCCCGGACGGGGCGATGGTGGCCGCCGCCGGAGCCGGTGACGTGGGGCTGTGGTCGGTCCAGGGCACCCGCTTCACCCGGGTCGGCACGTTGGCGACGGCCGGTCAGGAGACGACCGATCTGTCGTTCAGCCCGGACGGACGGACCATCGCCACGGCCGGGGCCCGGCTGCAGCTGTGGGACACCGCCGGGGCGTATCCGCTGGCCGAGCTGACCGGGCAGGCGTGGGACGGAGTGCAGTTCAGCGGTGATCGGCTGCTCACCGTGGCGGATCGGCTCGAGTTGTGGGACGTCCGGGACCGGGCGCACCCGAGATCGGTCTGGAGCGCCCCGGCCGGCACCGCGACCCGGGGTGGCGCGCGGCTCAGCGCGGACGGTCGGCTACTCGCCGGAGTGGCCGAGGGTGAGCTGCTCACGGTGTGGGCGGTGGACGGCACTCCGCGGCGGCTCGCGGTGATCAACGACGCCGACGCGGTGATCAACCTGGCGTTCAGCCCCGACGGGAAACGGCTCGCGGCGGCGACGGTCAGCGACGGGGTACGCCTCTACGACCTCGCCGATCCGGCCCGGCCACGGCTGCTGTCGACGTTCGCGGCCGACGGCGGTACGGCGACGACGGTGGCGTTCGACCGGACCGGGACACTGCTGGCGGTCGGCAGTGAGCAGCGCACCGTCGGCCTGTGGAGTGTCGCCGAACCGGCCCGTCCCCAGCCGCTGCGGACACTGCGCCGCGACGGCGGCTGGATCTCCTCGATCGACTTCACCCCGGACGGGCACCGACTGCTGATCGCGGGCCGGCAGGGCACCGCCCGGTCGGCGGCACTGTGGCGGGTGACCCCGTTCGCCCCGGTCCAGCGGTCCCGGATCGACGCCGCACCGGACCCGATCCGGCTGGTCGGCGTCTCCAGCACGGACGTGCTGGCGGTGGCGGCCCCGGACGGCGGGCGGGTCGAGTTCTGGGATCTGCGTGACCCGTCCCGTCCGGTCCCGGCCCGGCCGGGGTTCACGTCGTCGTCCGGCGCGTCCCGGGTCCGCCCGTCGACGGGGCTGCTCTTCGCCAACGGCTCGGTCTACGACCTGTCCGGAAACGATCCCCGGAGACTGCTGGCCGGGGTGGTCGACGCCGACCCGGACCGGGGCCTGGCCGCGGTGCTGCGCGACGGCGAACGGGTGCTGATCTACCGGCTGGCGGCCGGTGCCGAGCCGATACCGCTGGCCGAGATCCCCGCCGCGTACCTGGCCGCGGTCGTGTTCGACCAGGTCACCGGCCAGGTGGTGATCGCCGACGACAACGGTGGCGCGGAGTCGGCGCTGACCGTCTGGGACCTGACCGCCCCCGTCCCACGCCGGGTCGCGGTCCTCGCCGCTCAGGGCGGGGTGCAGGCGCTCGAGGCCCGCGCCGGCACGGTCGTCACCGTCGACCGCAACGTGGTCACGTGGGCCGCCGGCACGGTCCGGTCCGCGCCTCGGCCGGGCAACCGGGTGGCCGGGGTCGGCGCGGTCACCCTGTCCGCCGACGGCACGCTGCTGGCGATCACCGGCCGGTCCGGCACCGAGCTGTGGAGCCTGCCGCCGGGTGCCGACCCGCTGCTGGTGGCGGTGCTGCCGGGGGAGCCGACGTCGGCCGCGTTCAGCCCGCGCGGGCCGCTGCTGGCGGTCGGCGATCCGGGTGGCACCACGGTCTGGGACGTGAGTGCCCTGCAGATGACGCTGAGCGATCCGCACTCCGAGGCCTGCCTGCGGCAGGGCGGTCTCACCTCGAGCGAATGGGCCGGTCAGGTGCCCACACTGCGCTACGAACCGGCCTGCTCCTGA